Proteins from a genomic interval of Phenylobacterium sp. LH3H17:
- a CDS encoding DUF4282 domain-containing protein, producing MRPPAFKTRNGVGGTIFWDLLTFEKLMTNQVIHLIYWAGLGVIALVAFGMVGAAVGVALREESWIGVILAIPVLVAGVLVVAALVLLWRSFCELYVALFRLSDDLHAIRQATDADQARGTTPRP from the coding sequence ATGCGGCCACCTGCTTTCAAGACCCGGAACGGCGTGGGCGGGACCATCTTCTGGGACCTGCTGACCTTCGAGAAGCTGATGACCAACCAGGTCATCCACCTGATCTATTGGGCGGGCCTGGGCGTCATCGCCCTGGTGGCCTTCGGCATGGTGGGCGCCGCGGTCGGCGTGGCCCTGCGCGAGGAAAGCTGGATCGGCGTGATCCTGGCCATCCCGGTCCTGGTGGCCGGCGTGCTGGTGGTGGCGGCCCTGGTGCTGCTGTGGCGCTCGTTCTGCGAGCTCTATGTGGCCCTGTTCCGTCTCAGCGACGATCTGCACGCCATCCGCCAGGCCACCGACGCCGATCAGGCGCGCGGCACGACGCCTAGGCCCTGA
- the arsC gene encoding arsenate reductase (glutaredoxin) (This arsenate reductase requires both glutathione and glutaredoxin to convert arsenate to arsenite, after which the efflux transporter formed by ArsA and ArsB can extrude the arsenite from the cell, providing resistance.) gives MSDIVIYHNPDCGTSLNTLALLRDKGLEPTVVEYLTAGWSRQQLEALTRRMGVSAREILRERGTRAVEMGLTDPSTSDEAIIAAMIMDPILVNRPIVTTPKGAALCRPAELVLSLL, from the coding sequence ATGAGCGACATCGTCATCTATCACAACCCCGACTGCGGGACCTCGCTCAACACCTTGGCCCTGCTACGCGACAAGGGCCTGGAGCCCACTGTCGTCGAGTACCTGACCGCCGGCTGGAGCCGCCAGCAGTTGGAGGCCCTGACCCGGAGGATGGGGGTCAGCGCCCGCGAAATCCTGCGGGAACGCGGCACACGGGCCGTGGAGATGGGTCTGACCGACCCCTCGACCTCCGACGAGGCGATCATCGCGGCGATGATCATGGACCCGATCCTGGTGAACCGCCCGATCGTCACCACGCCCAAGGGTGCGGCGCTGTGCCGTCCTGCGGAACTGGTCCTGAGTCTGCTCTAA
- a CDS encoding flagellar export protein FliJ, which yields MSWAQSLIKLSTYEVEVLQKRLAEIADRRMQAEMKLVLLEAEGEAEAEKGRQDAEHGWYQLGFLEGLRTRKGLAQAEIDRIAVEEEGARDALALAFEEQKKYEQVAERMRLADLKERARLETAAMDELGLRRAAAGGR from the coding sequence ATGAGCTGGGCCCAATCCCTGATCAAGCTTTCGACCTATGAGGTCGAGGTGCTGCAGAAGCGCCTGGCGGAGATCGCCGACCGGCGGATGCAGGCGGAGATGAAGCTTGTCCTGCTGGAGGCCGAGGGCGAGGCTGAGGCCGAGAAGGGCCGCCAGGACGCCGAACACGGCTGGTACCAGCTGGGCTTCCTGGAGGGGCTGCGCACCCGCAAGGGGCTGGCCCAGGCGGAGATCGACCGGATCGCCGTCGAGGAGGAGGGGGCCCGCGACGCGCTGGCGCTCGCCTTCGAGGAACAGAAGAAATACGAGCAGGTGGCCGAGCGCATGCGCCTGGCCGACCTCAAGGAACGCGCCCGGCTGGAGACCGCCGCCATGGACGAGCTCGGCCTGCGCCGGGCCGCGGCAGGCGGGCGGTGA
- the ctrA gene encoding response regulator transcription factor CtrA: MRVLLIEDDSATAQSIELMLKSEGFNVYTTDLGEEGVDLGKIYDYDLILLDLNLPDMSGMDVLRTLRVAKINTPIMILSGTAEIDTKVKTFGAGGDDYMTKPFHKDELVARIHAVVRRSKGHAQSVIKTGDITVNLDAKTVEVNNSRVHLTGKEYQMLELLSLRKGTTLTKEMFLNHLYGGMDEPELKIIDVFICKLRKKLAAAADGKHHIETVWGRGYVLRDPQEGQVAA; this comes from the coding sequence ATGCGCGTACTATTGATTGAGGACGACAGCGCCACGGCGCAGAGCATCGAATTAATGCTCAAGTCCGAAGGCTTCAATGTTTACACAACGGACTTGGGTGAAGAGGGCGTGGATCTCGGAAAGATCTACGACTACGACCTGATCCTTCTAGACCTTAACCTGCCCGACATGAGCGGCATGGACGTGCTGCGCACCCTGCGGGTGGCGAAGATCAACACCCCCATCATGATCCTGTCAGGCACCGCCGAGATCGACACCAAGGTGAAGACCTTCGGCGCCGGCGGCGACGACTACATGACCAAGCCGTTCCACAAGGATGAGCTGGTCGCCCGGATCCATGCGGTGGTCCGTCGCTCCAAGGGCCACGCCCAATCGGTCATCAAGACCGGCGACATCACCGTCAACCTCGACGCCAAGACCGTCGAGGTGAACAACAGCCGCGTCCACCTGACCGGCAAGGAATACCAGATGCTGGAGCTGCTCTCGCTCCGCAAGGGCACGACGCTCACCAAGGAAATGTTCCTGAACCACCTCTATGGCGGCATGGACGAGCCCGAGCTGAAGATTATCGACGTGTTCATCTGCAAGCTGCGCAAGAAGCTGGCCGCGGCCGCCGACGGCAAGCACCACATCGAAACCGTCTGGGGCCGCGGCTACGTGCTGCGCGACCCGCAAGAGGGCCAGGTCGCGGCCTGA
- a CDS encoding Zn-dependent alcohol dehydrogenase, translating into MKAAVLREVGKPLQIEDVQINKPGPHEVLIRTKAAGLCHSDLHFMEGSYPHPLPAVLGHESAGVVEAIGSEVRTVKVGDHVITCLSAYCGHCESCLTGHLSLCVSPETKRGADDEPRLSTANGPMIQYLNLSSFAEQMLIHEHACVAIRKDMPLDRAALIGCSVMTGVGAAIHTSNVRPGETVAVIGCGGVGLAAINGAAIAGAGRVIAIDMVGSKGNLAREFGATDFIDASQTDAVKEVIEMTKGGVHHSFEAIGLSKTAEQAFNMLRRGGTANVIGMIPVGQTITLMGAAFLGEKRIQGSLMGSNRFPVDMPRLVDFYMSGKLKLDEMVSQRIRLDQVNEGFADMKKGELARSVIVFD; encoded by the coding sequence ATGAAGGCCGCAGTGCTGCGCGAAGTGGGTAAGCCGCTTCAGATCGAAGACGTCCAGATCAACAAGCCCGGCCCGCACGAGGTGCTGATCCGCACCAAGGCCGCCGGCCTGTGCCATTCCGACCTGCACTTCATGGAGGGCTCCTATCCGCACCCGCTGCCGGCGGTGCTGGGCCATGAGAGCGCCGGGGTGGTCGAGGCGATCGGGTCGGAAGTCCGCACGGTGAAGGTGGGCGACCACGTCATCACCTGCCTGTCGGCCTATTGCGGCCACTGCGAATCCTGCCTGACGGGCCACCTTTCGCTGTGCGTCTCGCCCGAGACCAAGCGCGGCGCCGACGACGAGCCGCGGCTGTCGACGGCCAACGGCCCGATGATCCAATACCTGAACCTGTCGTCCTTCGCCGAGCAGATGCTGATCCACGAGCATGCCTGCGTGGCGATCCGCAAGGACATGCCGCTGGACCGGGCGGCCCTGATCGGCTGTTCGGTGATGACCGGGGTAGGGGCCGCGATCCACACCTCCAACGTCCGTCCCGGCGAGACCGTGGCGGTCATCGGCTGCGGCGGGGTCGGCCTGGCCGCCATCAACGGCGCGGCCATCGCCGGCGCGGGCCGGGTCATCGCCATCGACATGGTCGGCTCCAAGGGCAACCTGGCCAGGGAGTTCGGCGCCACCGACTTCATCGACGCCTCCCAGACCGACGCGGTCAAGGAAGTGATCGAGATGACCAAGGGCGGGGTGCACCACTCCTTCGAGGCCATCGGACTTTCCAAGACCGCCGAGCAGGCCTTCAACATGCTGCGCCGCGGCGGCACCGCCAACGTGATCGGCATGATCCCGGTCGGCCAGACCATCACCCTGATGGGCGCCGCCTTCCTGGGCGAGAAGCGCATCCAGGGATCGCTGATGGGCTCCAACCGCTTCCCGGTCGACATGCCCCGGCTGGTCGACTTCTACATGTCGGGCAAGCTGAAGCTGGACGAGATGGTCTCGCAGCGCATTCGGCTGGACCAGGTCAATGAGGGCTTCGCCGACATGAAGAAGGGCGAACTGGCCCGGTCGGTCATCGTCTTCGACTGA
- the fliI gene encoding flagellar protein export ATPase FliI produces MRSLVAAVERIDPLTVSGRVAAVNGLLIEARGGLTRLAVGARAEIERRADKPLAAEVVGFRETRALLMPFGPVEGVAPGAEIRIEPMGSAVRPTTAWLGRIIDAFGEPIDGKGPLPQGIVPYALRAAPPAAHARGRVGARLDLGVRSMNVFTTCCRGQRLGVFAGSGVGKSVLLSMLAKEADCDAVVVGLIGERGREVREFIEETLGEEGLKRAIVVVATSDEPALKRRQAAYMTLAIAEFLRDQDLEVLCLMDSVTRFAMAQREIGLAAGEPPTTKGYTPTVFTELPKLLERAGPGPVRPDGTTAAPITGLFTVLVDGDDHNEPIADAVRGILDGHIVMERAIAERGRFPAINVLKSISRTMPGCHEPHEREVVKLARQSLSAYANMEELIRIGAYRAGADPQVDRAIQLNPALEAFLAQDKDESSTIDESFEALSQILMSEAT; encoded by the coding sequence TTGCGTAGCCTCGTCGCCGCCGTCGAGCGGATCGATCCCCTGACCGTCTCCGGCCGCGTCGCGGCCGTGAACGGCCTGCTGATCGAGGCCCGCGGCGGACTGACCCGCCTGGCCGTGGGCGCCCGCGCCGAGATCGAACGCCGCGCCGACAAGCCCCTGGCCGCCGAGGTGGTGGGCTTTCGCGAGACCCGCGCCCTGCTGATGCCCTTCGGCCCGGTGGAGGGCGTGGCGCCGGGCGCCGAGATCCGCATCGAGCCCATGGGTTCGGCCGTGCGTCCGACCACCGCATGGCTCGGCCGCATCATAGACGCCTTCGGCGAGCCCATTGACGGCAAGGGCCCCCTGCCGCAGGGCATCGTCCCCTACGCCCTGCGCGCCGCGCCGCCGGCCGCCCACGCACGCGGCCGGGTGGGCGCGCGCCTGGACCTGGGCGTGCGCTCGATGAACGTCTTCACCACCTGCTGCCGCGGCCAGCGCCTAGGGGTGTTCGCCGGCTCCGGGGTCGGCAAGTCGGTGCTGCTGTCGATGCTGGCCAAGGAGGCCGACTGCGACGCCGTCGTGGTGGGCCTGATCGGCGAGCGGGGCCGCGAGGTCCGCGAGTTCATCGAGGAGACCCTGGGCGAGGAGGGCCTGAAGCGCGCCATCGTGGTGGTCGCCACCTCCGACGAGCCCGCGCTGAAGCGCCGCCAGGCCGCCTATATGACGCTCGCCATCGCCGAGTTCCTGCGCGACCAGGACCTGGAGGTCCTCTGCCTGATGGACTCCGTCACCCGCTTCGCCATGGCCCAGCGCGAGATCGGCCTGGCCGCCGGCGAGCCGCCGACCACCAAGGGCTATACGCCGACCGTCTTCACCGAGCTGCCCAAGCTGTTGGAGCGGGCCGGCCCGGGGCCGGTGCGGCCCGACGGCACCACGGCCGCGCCGATCACCGGCCTCTTCACCGTGCTGGTGGACGGGGACGACCACAACGAGCCCATCGCCGACGCCGTGCGCGGTATCCTCGACGGCCACATCGTCATGGAGCGGGCCATCGCCGAGCGCGGCCGCTTCCCGGCCATCAATGTCCTGAAGTCCATCAGCCGGACCATGCCGGGCTGCCACGAGCCGCATGAGCGCGAGGTCGTGAAGCTGGCCCGCCAGTCGCTATCGGCCTACGCCAACATGGAAGAACTGATCCGCATCGGCGCCTATCGCGCCGGCGCCGACCCGCAGGTGGACCGCGCCATCCAGCTCAATCCGGCGCTGGAAGCCTTCCTGGCCCAGGACAAGGACGAGAGCTCGACCATCGACGAGAGCTTCGAGGCCCTGTCGCAGATCCTGATGAGTGAAGCGACATGA
- a CDS encoding endo-1,4-beta-xylanase, with the protein MTLDRRIVLGGGLALAACDRRADAQIPGGQTPVAIPPLRSAAAFPVGVCVQEEQLGDPSLVPLIASQISQVTPEWEMKMEYIVKDDGSFRFEAPDRIAAFAKANGMRLFGHTLIWYAQVPGAFERLDEKRAKFADAYRNYILAVAGRYRGQAVGWDVVNEAVAEDGNGWRDSLWSKKLGKLRHMVLAFQHAREADPDAVLFLNDYNLENLPKKRATFMKLVEALLKAGAPIGGVGTQTHLAADLAPGEITRALKDLASLGLAVHVSEMDVSLTRSRGVLKDRNKLPAGQSRLYAEAAEAFSSLPAAQRFAFTHWGLRDKDSWLKRENPADAPLLFDDAGRPKAAAAAWIGGLRA; encoded by the coding sequence GTGACCCTCGATCGGCGGATCGTGCTGGGCGGCGGGCTGGCGCTCGCCGCCTGCGACCGCCGAGCCGACGCCCAAATTCCAGGCGGGCAGACCCCGGTCGCCATTCCGCCCCTGCGTAGCGCCGCGGCTTTCCCGGTGGGGGTCTGCGTGCAGGAGGAGCAGCTGGGTGATCCCAGCCTCGTGCCGCTGATCGCCTCCCAGATCTCCCAGGTGACGCCCGAGTGGGAGATGAAGATGGAGTACATCGTCAAGGACGACGGCTCCTTCCGCTTCGAGGCGCCCGACCGCATCGCGGCCTTCGCCAAGGCCAACGGCATGCGGCTCTTCGGCCATACGCTGATCTGGTACGCCCAGGTTCCCGGCGCCTTCGAGCGGCTGGACGAGAAGCGCGCGAAATTCGCCGACGCCTATCGCAACTACATCCTGGCGGTCGCCGGACGCTATCGCGGCCAGGCGGTGGGCTGGGACGTGGTCAACGAGGCGGTGGCCGAGGACGGGAACGGCTGGCGCGACAGCCTGTGGTCGAAGAAGCTCGGCAAGCTGCGGCACATGGTGCTGGCGTTCCAGCACGCCCGCGAGGCCGACCCGGACGCGGTGCTGTTCCTCAACGACTACAATCTCGAAAATCTGCCGAAGAAGCGCGCCACCTTCATGAAGTTGGTGGAGGCGCTGCTGAAGGCGGGCGCCCCGATCGGCGGGGTGGGCACCCAGACCCACCTGGCCGCCGACCTGGCGCCCGGCGAGATCACCAGGGCGCTGAAGGACCTGGCGAGCCTGGGCCTGGCCGTCCACGTCTCGGAGATGGACGTCTCGCTGACCCGCTCGCGGGGCGTGCTGAAGGATCGCAACAAGCTGCCGGCCGGCCAGTCGCGGCTCTATGCCGAGGCCGCGGAGGCCTTCTCCAGCCTGCCCGCGGCCCAGCGCTTCGCCTTCACCCACTGGGGGCTGCGCGACAAGGATTCGTGGCTGAAGCGGGAGAACCCGGCCGACGCGCCGCTGCTGTTCGACGACGCGGGCCGGCCCAAGGCGGCCGCGGCCGCCTGGATCGGCGGGCTCAGGGCCTAG
- a CDS encoding TetR/AcrR family transcriptional regulator, protein MTAAVQPKARARYAAKRDAIMAAATTVFNDHGVSGFTLAAVAKRMDLHPVSLTYYFKRKEDLAAAVLHETMARFNAMLEQAEVHATPAARLRAFVAAYYETRRRAALGQEIPLAPFSEISLIEGEQHQPLIDAFTGLYIRIGRLMKSPDMPWITPARRQALSRLVVFQLTWSDTWLESYEPEDYGRVAARIADVMIDGLAGEGQVWPDLPLLPLGSPVAQNDEVTRDRFLVAATKLINREGYRGASVDKISAELKVTKGSFYHHNADKDELAAACFARTFELVDDAKRRALAAGSTGWERLWLATVSLAMHQASAEGGRMLRHPALAAVPHAMRRRVLIRFQQIGHSFAGMISDGVADGSVRPVDPLLAAQLVLVVFNASLALDWRNQPGDVTGLMEAYVRPALLGFFVE, encoded by the coding sequence TTGACCGCAGCCGTCCAACCCAAGGCTCGCGCGCGCTACGCGGCCAAGCGGGACGCGATCATGGCCGCCGCCACCACGGTCTTCAACGACCACGGGGTCAGCGGCTTCACCCTGGCGGCCGTGGCCAAGCGGATGGACCTCCACCCGGTCAGCCTGACCTACTATTTCAAGCGCAAGGAAGACCTGGCCGCCGCGGTGCTGCACGAGACCATGGCGCGCTTCAACGCCATGCTGGAGCAGGCCGAGGTCCACGCCACGCCGGCCGCGCGCCTGCGGGCCTTCGTCGCCGCCTATTACGAGACCCGCCGCCGGGCGGCGCTCGGCCAGGAGATTCCCCTGGCGCCGTTCAGCGAGATATCCCTGATCGAGGGCGAGCAGCACCAGCCGCTGATCGACGCCTTCACCGGCCTCTATATCCGCATCGGCCGGCTGATGAAGAGCCCCGACATGCCGTGGATCACCCCGGCCCGGCGCCAGGCCCTCTCGCGGTTGGTGGTCTTCCAGCTCACCTGGTCCGACACCTGGCTCGAGAGCTATGAGCCCGAGGACTACGGCCGCGTCGCCGCCCGCATCGCCGATGTGATGATCGACGGCCTGGCGGGCGAGGGCCAGGTCTGGCCCGACCTGCCGCTGCTGCCCCTGGGCTCGCCCGTGGCGCAGAACGACGAGGTGACCCGCGACCGTTTCCTGGTGGCGGCGACCAAGCTGATCAACCGCGAGGGCTATCGGGGCGCCTCGGTGGACAAGATCTCCGCCGAGCTCAAGGTCACCAAGGGCTCGTTCTACCACCACAACGCCGACAAGGATGAGCTGGCCGCCGCCTGCTTCGCCCGCACCTTCGAACTGGTCGACGACGCCAAGCGCCGCGCCCTGGCCGCCGGGTCGACGGGCTGGGAGCGCCTGTGGCTGGCCACCGTGTCCCTCGCCATGCACCAGGCCTCGGCCGAGGGCGGGCGGATGCTCCGCCACCCCGCCCTGGCCGCCGTGCCCCACGCCATGCGCCGCAGGGTGCTGATCCGCTTCCAGCAGATCGGCCATTCCTTCGCGGGCATGATCTCCGACGGCGTGGCCGACGGCTCGGTGCGCCCCGTGGATCCGCTGCTGGCCGCCCAGCTGGTGCTGGTGGTGTTCAACGCCTCCCTGGCCCTGGACTGGCGCAACCAGCCCGGCGATGTCACCGGGCTGATGGAAGCCTATGTGCGACCGGCCCTGCTGGGCTTCTTCGTCGAGTAG
- a CDS encoding M23 family metallopeptidase — translation MQEFDPRRPTLRVTPRLMIGVAGLAALALGWRLTATESLAPAKPPLDPAAIVALQHAAFTQAEAQPGFTRPESIPVKIQSGETFEDAVQRAGVAPDEARQAVEALGEAMDTVHIKAGMAFDAAVAHPRGQRGPARLVGLSLRTGPANSITLSRTFDGAMRLREMEEKIRDEQTVARGEITGSLYESASRLGANPSMVGSMVKLFAHKVDFDRDLKPGDDFTLVFDRTVTESGRTIGTGDLEYASIKGIEFYRFERAGGEAQYFDATGKNIKGFLLRTPVDGARMTSRFGMRRHPILGFNRMHQGIDFGAGSGTPIVASGDGVVIEARRWGGYGNWLRIRHSGGWETGYAHLSRYGKGVRPGTRVRQGQVVAYVGSTGASTGPHLHYEIWKGGKRVNPVGAKVPQGTVLAGSELAAFRAQKNRIDRMVRGEEAEAENQELALAETDRVGLRR, via the coding sequence TTGCAAGAGTTCGATCCGCGACGTCCGACCCTTCGGGTCACGCCTCGCCTGATGATCGGCGTGGCCGGCCTGGCCGCGTTGGCCCTGGGCTGGCGCCTGACCGCCACGGAATCCCTGGCCCCCGCCAAGCCGCCGCTCGATCCCGCCGCGATCGTGGCCTTGCAGCACGCCGCCTTCACCCAGGCCGAGGCCCAGCCGGGCTTCACCCGGCCCGAGAGCATCCCGGTCAAGATCCAGAGTGGCGAGACCTTCGAGGACGCCGTCCAGCGCGCCGGGGTCGCCCCCGACGAAGCCCGTCAGGCTGTCGAGGCCCTCGGCGAGGCCATGGACACCGTCCACATCAAGGCCGGCATGGCCTTTGACGCCGCCGTCGCCCATCCGAGGGGCCAGCGCGGCCCCGCCCGTCTGGTCGGCCTTTCCCTGCGGACTGGTCCCGCCAACTCCATCACCCTTTCTCGCACCTTCGACGGCGCCATGCGCCTGCGCGAGATGGAGGAGAAAATCCGCGACGAGCAAACCGTGGCCCGCGGCGAGATCACCGGCTCGCTCTATGAGAGCGCCTCGCGGCTGGGCGCCAACCCCTCCATGGTCGGCAGCATGGTCAAGCTGTTCGCCCACAAGGTGGACTTCGACCGGGACCTGAAACCCGGCGATGACTTCACCCTGGTCTTCGACCGCACGGTCACCGAGAGCGGCCGCACCATCGGCACGGGCGACCTGGAATATGCCTCGATCAAGGGCATCGAATTCTACCGCTTCGAGCGGGCCGGCGGCGAGGCCCAGTACTTCGACGCGACCGGCAAGAACATCAAAGGCTTCCTCCTGCGCACCCCGGTCGACGGGGCGCGGATGACCAGCCGCTTCGGCATGCGCCGCCACCCGATCCTGGGCTTCAACCGCATGCACCAGGGCATCGACTTCGGGGCCGGCTCCGGCACGCCCATCGTCGCCTCCGGCGACGGGGTGGTGATCGAGGCGCGCCGCTGGGGCGGCTACGGCAACTGGCTGCGCATCCGTCACTCGGGCGGCTGGGAGACCGGCTACGCCCACCTCTCGCGCTACGGCAAGGGCGTGCGGCCCGGCACGCGGGTCCGTCAGGGCCAGGTCGTGGCCTATGTGGGATCCACGGGCGCCTCCACCGGCCCGCACCTGCACTATGAGATCTGGAAAGGCGGCAAGCGGGTGAACCCCGTCGGCGCCAAGGTGCCCCAGGGGACGGTCCTGGCCGGCTCCGAACTGGCCGCCTTCCGCGCCCAGAAGAACCGCATCGACCGCATGGTCCGCGGCGAGGAAGCCGAGGCCGAAAACCAGGAGCTCGCCCTGGCCGAGACCGACCGCGTGGGCCTGCGCCGCTAG
- a CDS encoding M20/M25/M40 family metallo-hydrolase, with protein sequence MGRLIALAICLAVALGLAWRSEQTPSPAPATAPQAEFSASRALPDVVAIAATPHPIGSPANAKVRDHLLRRMSALGLETEVQVADAAARHQFGEEVYVIGGRVENLIGVLPGADRTAPALAIMAHYDSVPGSPGAADDATGVATALEVVRALKTMGRPARDVVLLITDGEEAGLLGAEAFFADHPLARRIGFVINMEARGGGGRAQMFQTGAQNGQVIDLFRRTAVSPASSSLTVFLYEQMPNDTDFTVSKAAGVSGLNYAFIGRQFDYHSPTSTPENLDKGSLQHMGVQVLSAARELAFAEALPGKAADLVYANTFGDHILAYPQPVGWAILGLAALLLGLGVWQARRAGALPWLDVAKGFGAALYLIAVSGALLRLGRRATGADFGFMEQRVLLAQVSRWEVAVLILGAGALITAAAAAGRGRMRLAAAVLALAAGVGCSIFAGWDPIGAGLGAAGAVLALASFGRPTGVAGAWTGLLVSGLLVAIGLQVVAAPAGFLVAWPLTVGALAGAVSALGVRRSGASLTLMAALGAFALSWLLGFGHGIFQGLDLPELLALIVWLAAMVIWPLVQPLENEKNARTLGLAVLLLGFVVVAVARHDPPWSARHPRASQVLYYVDLDAKRALRVSRTPDITPWAAQVLAADGGEISREKLPLIYRRELRVAPARLVEVASPTLAFTGGADGGKTLSLTLPPGARVASLDLKPSTALTGVSVNGRPVKAMEKAGQWTRIRWQNAPQGVSIGFRAAGPGGVEVRYATITETWPADAKPPPPRPADVMAFDMDGATVAAASRRFTW encoded by the coding sequence GTGGGAAGACTGATCGCGCTGGCCATCTGCCTGGCCGTCGCCCTGGGCCTGGCCTGGCGTTCCGAGCAGACGCCGTCGCCCGCCCCGGCCACCGCGCCCCAGGCCGAGTTCTCCGCCTCCCGCGCCCTGCCCGACGTGGTCGCCATCGCCGCGACGCCGCACCCCATCGGCTCGCCGGCGAACGCCAAGGTGCGCGACCACCTGCTCCGCCGCATGTCCGCGCTCGGCCTGGAGACTGAGGTCCAGGTCGCGGACGCCGCGGCCCGCCACCAGTTCGGCGAGGAGGTCTATGTCATCGGCGGCCGGGTGGAGAACCTGATCGGCGTCCTGCCAGGCGCCGACCGCACCGCCCCGGCCCTGGCGATCATGGCCCACTATGACAGCGTCCCGGGCTCTCCCGGCGCGGCCGACGACGCCACCGGCGTGGCCACGGCCCTGGAGGTCGTCCGGGCCCTGAAGACCATGGGCCGGCCCGCCCGCGACGTGGTCCTGCTGATCACCGACGGTGAGGAGGCGGGCCTGCTGGGCGCCGAGGCCTTCTTCGCCGACCACCCGCTGGCCAGGCGCATCGGCTTCGTCATCAACATGGAGGCGCGCGGCGGCGGCGGCCGGGCGCAGATGTTCCAGACCGGCGCTCAGAACGGCCAGGTGATCGACCTCTTCCGCAGGACGGCGGTCTCGCCCGCCTCCTCGTCGCTGACGGTGTTCCTGTATGAGCAGATGCCCAACGACACCGATTTCACGGTCTCCAAGGCCGCCGGCGTGTCCGGCCTGAACTACGCCTTCATCGGCCGCCAGTTCGACTACCACTCGCCGACCTCGACACCCGAGAACCTGGACAAGGGCTCGCTGCAGCACATGGGCGTCCAGGTGCTCTCGGCGGCCCGGGAGCTGGCCTTCGCCGAGGCCCTGCCCGGCAAGGCGGCCGACCTGGTCTACGCCAACACCTTCGGCGACCACATCCTGGCCTATCCCCAGCCCGTCGGCTGGGCGATCCTGGGCCTCGCCGCCCTCCTGCTCGGCCTGGGCGTTTGGCAGGCCCGGCGCGCCGGCGCGCTGCCCTGGCTGGACGTGGCCAAGGGCTTTGGCGCCGCCCTCTACCTGATCGCGGTGTCGGGCGCGCTGCTGCGCCTCGGACGCCGGGCGACCGGCGCCGATTTCGGCTTCATGGAACAACGGGTGCTGCTGGCCCAGGTCAGCCGCTGGGAGGTCGCCGTGCTGATCCTGGGCGCCGGCGCCCTGATCACCGCCGCCGCGGCGGCTGGACGCGGGCGCATGCGGCTGGCCGCCGCGGTCCTGGCCCTCGCCGCGGGCGTGGGATGCTCGATCTTCGCGGGCTGGGACCCGATCGGCGCGGGCCTGGGCGCCGCGGGCGCCGTGCTGGCCCTGGCGAGCTTCGGCCGACCGACCGGGGTGGCCGGCGCCTGGACCGGCCTGCTGGTCAGCGGCCTGCTCGTCGCCATCGGGCTGCAGGTGGTCGCCGCCCCGGCCGGCTTCCTGGTCGCCTGGCCCTTGACGGTCGGCGCCCTGGCCGGGGCCGTGAGCGCGCTCGGCGTGCGGCGGTCGGGGGCCAGCTTGACGCTCATGGCGGCGCTCGGGGCCTTCGCGCTGAGCTGGCTGCTGGGCTTCGGCCACGGCATTTTCCAAGGCCTGGACCTGCCCGAGCTACTGGCCTTGATCGTCTGGCTGGCGGCCATGGTGATCTGGCCCCTGGTCCAGCCGCTGGAGAATGAGAAGAACGCCCGCACCCTGGGCCTGGCCGTCCTGCTGCTGGGCTTCGTGGTGGTCGCCGTGGCGCGTCACGACCCACCGTGGAGCGCGCGCCATCCACGGGCGAGCCAGGTGCTCTACTATGTGGACCTCGACGCCAAACGCGCGCTGCGGGTCAGCCGTACGCCCGACATCACGCCCTGGGCGGCTCAGGTCCTGGCCGCCGACGGCGGCGAGATCAGCCGTGAGAAGCTGCCGCTCATCTATCGGCGCGAGCTGCGGGTCGCGCCGGCCAGGCTGGTCGAAGTGGCCAGCCCCACCCTGGCCTTCACGGGCGGGGCCGACGGCGGCAAGACGCTCAGCCTGACCCTGCCTCCCGGCGCGCGCGTTGCATCCCTGGACCTGAAACCCTCCACGGCGCTGACCGGGGTGAGCGTGAACGGCCGGCCGGTCAAGGCGATGGAGAAGGCCGGTCAGTGGACCCGGATTCGCTGGCAGAACGCGCCGCAGGGCGTGAGCATCGGCTTCCGCGCCGCCGGCCCGGGCGGGGTGGAGGTCCGCTACGCCACGATCACCGAGACCTGGCCGGCGGACGCTAAGCCGCCGCCGCCCAGGCCGGCGGACGTGATGGCCTTCGACATGGACGGCGCCACGGTCGCGGCGGCCTCTCGGCGGTTCACCTGGTAG